The genomic stretch CGGGCACGAGCCTCATCGGCCTCGTGATCGGCGTGATCGTGCTCGACGTCGGCGTGCAGGCCGCGCAGATCTCGAACCAGTCGCGCATCTACGCGTTGAAACCCGAAGCGCGCAGCCGCGTGAACACGGTGTTCATGGTCTGCTATTTCATCGGCGGCGCGGCAGGGTCGGCTGTCGGCGCGCTCGTGTGGCCCGTGTTCGGCTGGCTCGGCGTGAGCATCGCGGGCCTCGGGTTCACAATGCTCGCGGGATTCAATCACCTGCGCGGACGTCCAGAGCCGCACAAGGCGGCGGGCGCTGCGAACTGAATGCCGCCGGTATGGCGCTCATGTGCCGCTCATGTCCCACTCAAGCACACGATCGAACCGTTCGTCCCGGTTTATCGCTCATCCAGACGCGCCTGCGCATAGTCGTGCAGCGCGTCGAGCACCCGATCGAACTCGAACGACTTGTCGTAGAAGTGCCGCACGCCGTATTGCCGACAGCACTCGCGATAGGCGGGCAGCGCATGGTTGGTCAGCACGGCAGCAAACGTCGACTCGATCAGACCTTCCTTTTGCATGTATGCGAGCACGGGCACGCTCGATCCGCCCTTCAGTTGCAGATCGACGATCACGGCATCGAACGCTTCGCCATCCAGCAGGGCGATCGCCTCGTCCGCGGACTCGGCCTGCGCGGACACCTGCATCACACCCGACGCATCGATCGCCTCGACGATGCTGCGCCGGATCAGCGGCGAATCCTCGATCAGCAGTACACGCAGCGGCGCGCGGCGGGCGTCGTCGTGTGCGGTGGCGGAGTCGGGGGTCATCGGTGGCGTTCCATGCGCGGGTTGTCAAACCGTCATTCGATCAAGCCGTTCTTGATCGCGTAGTACGTGATGTCCGCGTTGTTCGTCATGTGCATTTTCTCCAGCACGCGCGCGCGATAGGTGCTGACCGTCTTCACCGACAAATGCAGTTCGTCCGCGATGTCGGTGGGAATCTGCCCGGACGCGAGCTTGCAGAAAATCTGGAATTCGCGCTCCGACAGCAACTCGTGCGGATGCGAAGACGCGGGCCTGTCGAGACTGTTCGCGAGCGTATCGGCAACGGCCTCCGACAGATAGCGATGCCCGCGCGCCACCGAGCGGATCGCGCGCACGATCTCGCCGGGCTCGCAATCCTTGTTCAGATAGCCGTTCGCGCCCGCGCGCAGCAGATTGATCGCGTACTGGCTCTCCGGGTAGCCGGACAGGATCAGCACGTTCTGCTCCGGACGCAACTGGCGGATCACGCGCAGCGTGTCGATGCCGTTCTTGTCGGGCATCGCGATATCGAGCAGCACCACGTCGAACGGCTCGCTGTCCGCCTGCTCGCGCACGAGGCGTATCGTCTCGTCGCCCGTCGCCGCTTCCGCCGCGACGCACATATCCGGCTCGTCGGCGACGAACTGCCTGAATCCGCCCCGGACTATCGCGTGATCGTCCGCTATCAGCACTCGAATCATCGTTCGTGGCTCAACGCAGTGAAAAAGCAGGAACGCGCTGACGGCCGAACGTGCAGCGGCACACATGCATGCCGCTCGCAGCGTTCGCGCCAGGCATCAATCAGCCGCTTATTCGCGGCCCGTCAACAGATCGGCCATGTCGTCCGCGTGTTCTTCCTCGACGGCCAGAATCTCTTCGAAGATACGCCGCGTCGTCACATCGCCATCACCGAGATAACGGATGATTTCGCGGTACGTATCGATTGCGATGCGCTCCGCGATCAGGTTCTCGCGAATCATGTCGGTTAGCCCGTTGCCTTCCTTGTATTCGGAATGCGAACGCGCCGTCAGACTGTTCGGCGCGAAATCGGGTTCGCCGCCCAGCTGCACGATGCGCGCAGCGAGCGTATCGGCGTGCTGCTGCTCTTCGTTTGCGTGCTCGAGAAACTCTTGTGCGACGGCTTCGGAATTGATGCCTTTCGCCATGAAGTAGTGGCGCTTGTAGCGCAGCGTGCACACCAGCTCGGTGGCGAGCGCGCCGTTGAGCAGCTTGAGCACGGTGTCGCGATCTGCGCCGTAGGTCGACGTGACGGGACCTTCGCCCATATCCTTGCGGGCCCGTTCACGGATGCGTTCGAGATCCATCACGAACTCGCCTTTCGATAACTTCGACATTGACTGACTCCTTGTACCGGTAGTGTGGGAAATGCGCACGCTGCAGCCGGCTATGCCGCGCGGCGTATCGGCGCGCGCCTCGGCGTGGTGACTGCGCTATGTCCGGAACACGCCGAGCAGCAGCGTGACGACGAACACGACCAGAAAGATGTAGAACAGAATCTTCGCTATTTCGGCGGCGCCGGCGGCAATGCCGGTGAAGCCGAACACGGCGGCGATGATCGCGATCACGAAGAACACGAGTGCGTAGTGCAGCATCACGACGTTCCTCCCTGTAGGTGCGATGTGCGGGTGCGATGTGCGTGCGCGGGCGCGTGAGCGTCCGCTCCCGGCGTGCCTGTCGGGCGTCGCTAATCGACTATCTTTTTCGTCACGACGAAGCCGAGTACGAGAAAGACGACGCACAAGATCAGGAACAGCACGAACAGGAACTTCGCGATAGCCGCTGCGCCTGCCGCAATGCCCGTAAATCCGAGCAGCCCCGCGATCAGCGCGATCACGGCAAAGAACAATGCCCACTTGAGCATGATGGCAACCTCCCTGGCCGAAATGTGGCTAATGGATCGGTGTTGCAAGCGAATCGCTCACCTTCATCGTAGGGAGCAGTTTGCGTACCTGCATTCGGGCGCCCGCTGTTTTTCATGTGGGAATCCGCCGACACCCGCTTTCGGCCAGCCATCCGCCGCGCCCGCGCGAACGCAAGCGCGCCGCATGACGCTACACTGTCGATGACTTCATCGCATGGAGACGGCGGTGTCCGGTGACACACGAGCGGGGGCCGACGCAAGACTCGCGACCAGGCTGGCCAACTGGATGCACCAGCGCAGCTGGGCAATCGCGATGACGGTCGCGATCGTCATCACGTGCGGCGGCCTCGTCATTCTCGAAACGGCGCGGCAGCG from Paraburkholderia phymatum STM815 encodes the following:
- a CDS encoding response regulator codes for the protein MTPDSATAHDDARRAPLRVLLIEDSPLIRRSIVEAIDASGVMQVSAQAESADEAIALLDGEAFDAVIVDLQLKGGSSVPVLAYMQKEGLIESTFAAVLTNHALPAYRECCRQYGVRHFYDKSFEFDRVLDALHDYAQARLDER
- a CDS encoding response regulator gives rise to the protein MIRVLIADDHAIVRGGFRQFVADEPDMCVAAEAATGDETIRLVREQADSEPFDVVLLDIAMPDKNGIDTLRVIRQLRPEQNVLILSGYPESQYAINLLRAGANGYLNKDCEPGEIVRAIRSVARGHRYLSEAVADTLANSLDRPASSHPHELLSEREFQIFCKLASGQIPTDIADELHLSVKTVSTYRARVLEKMHMTNNADITYYAIKNGLIE
- a CDS encoding ferritin-like domain-containing protein — encoded protein: MSKLSKGEFVMDLERIRERARKDMGEGPVTSTYGADRDTVLKLLNGALATELVCTLRYKRHYFMAKGINSEAVAQEFLEHANEEQQHADTLAARIVQLGGEPDFAPNSLTARSHSEYKEGNGLTDMIRENLIAERIAIDTYREIIRYLGDGDVTTRRIFEEILAVEEEHADDMADLLTGRE
- a CDS encoding DUF1328 domain-containing protein yields the protein MLHYALVFFVIAIIAAVFGFTGIAAGAAEIAKILFYIFLVVFVVTLLLGVFRT
- a CDS encoding DUF1328 domain-containing protein; its protein translation is MLKWALFFAVIALIAGLLGFTGIAAGAAAIAKFLFVLFLILCVVFLVLGFVVTKKIVD